The following are encoded together in the Fusarium keratoplasticum isolate Fu6.1 chromosome 1, whole genome shotgun sequence genome:
- a CDS encoding DJ-1 protein-PfpI domain-containing protein, which yields MAAKFSLSNPTRPIHVGVVLMNGVTELLDIAPVGMLHGLSKDFVESFPDELLAPSLKAQAVDFKFHWVSEAGEAAHSRLSGGMSILPMDSFQSCPPLDIVLVGAHNFGYTPNAAELAFIRKCWDECSAFLTVCGGVQVPLLAGLLEGKTATGPRSMLGILRREAPGTNWVERRWARDGRLWTSGALLNGTDLLNAFAHEYWGKGEVGSLVGVLSRMGAWPSREVEYQDVLWKV from the exons ATGGCCGCGAAATTCAGTCTTTCAAACCCAACTAGACCCATCCATGTTGGAGTCGTCTTGATGAATGG AGTGaccgagctcctcgacaTTGCACCTGTTGGCATGCTCCATGGATTAAGCAAAGACTTTGTAGAAAGCTTCCCAGATGAGTTGCTAGCTCCAAGTCTCAAGGCTCAAGCAGTCGACTTCAAGTTTCATTGGGTCTCCGAGGCCGGTGAGGCAGCTCACAGTCGCCTCTCAGGCGGCATGTCAATCCTGCCGATG GACTCGTTCCAGTCATGCCCACCCTTGGATattgttcttgttggcgccCACAATTTTGGGTACACGCCCAATGCTGCGGAGCTCGCCTTTATTCGCAAATGCTGGGATGAGTGTTCTGCCTTCCTGACCGTCTGCGGAGGCGTTCAGGTACCCTtgctggctgggctgctcGAGGGCAAAACAGCGACAGGTCCACGCTCCATGTTGGGTATTTTGCGCCGGGAGGCCCCTGGAACCAATTGGGTCGAGAGGCGCTGGGCAAGAGACGGCAGGCTCTGGACAAGCGGTGCATTGTTGAATGGGACCGACCTGTTGAATGCGTTTGCGCATGAGTATTGGGGAAAGGGTGAAGTTGGCTCTCTAGTTGGTGTTTTATCAAGGATGGGCGCATGGCCAAGCAGGGAGGTCGAATACCAGGATGTGCTGTGGAAGGTATAA
- a CDS encoding NAD(P)-bd-dom domain-containing protein, which yields MKVAIAGLGDVSKYLLEELPKEGHDLVALTQSLKPHIMTVEQRVTDYSVSNLKKHLADCDAVVSAITIHAPEFSSIHLALLKACKESPKCKRFLPSVWAGNYEEVNDQPLYAGEDLLPILEALRAQKDVYWTFFCQGWMVDYILPSDQRHLADFGKRWVQNYDTKVFTLYGNGAQKVDFTSARDTTRAVGVLLNHDPETWEQFTCVSGQQMTWRELWEFVKAREPEYTLQKKSLAQSIKQFIAKRSKEEVAAAMYEVMGHSDALAFPDGNVERHREKFFKGMKFRTPAELYDEAVANPGIII from the coding sequence ATGAAGGTCGCAATTGCAGGACTCGGAGACGTCTCCAAGTATCTCCTGGAAGAGCTTCCAAAGGAAGGTCatgaccttgtcgccctcACTCAAAGCCTCAAGCCGCACATCATGACGGTCGAGCAGCGAGTGACCGACTACTCTGTCTCGAACCTCAAGAAGCATCTTGCCGATTGCGACGCCGTCGTTTCTGCAATCACCATCCACGCCCCAGAGTTTTCCTCCATCCACCTGGCACTTCTTAAGGCTTGCAAGGAGTCTCCAAAGTGCAAGCGGTTCCTCCCCTCTGTTTGGGCTGGAAACTATGAAGAGGTCAATGACCAGCCGCTCTACGCTGGTGAGGATCTACTAcccatcctcgaggccctccGGGCGCAGAAAGATGTTTACTGGACTTTCTTCTGCcagggatggatggtggatTACATTCTCCCTTCCGATCAACGACATCTCGCTGATTTCGGCAAACGATGGGTTCAAAACTACGACACCAAGGTCTTCACCCTCTATGGAAATGGCGCCCAGAAGGTCGACTTTACGTCGGCCAGAGACACGACCCGTGCTGTCGGTGTGCTCCTGAACCATGACCCCGAAACGTGGGAACAGTTTACTTGTGTCTCAGGCCAACAAATGACCTGGCGAGAGCTCTGGGAGTTCGTTAAAGCACGGGAACCCGAGTATACGCTCCAGAAGAAGTCACTAGCCCAGAGCATCAAACAGTTCATCGCAAAGAGGAGCAAGGAAGAGGTGGCTGCAGCCATGTACGAGGTGATGGGGCACAGCGACGCCTTGGCGTTTCCGGACGGCAATGTAGAGCGACACCGAGAGAAGTTCTTCAAGGGCATGAAATTCCGGACTCCGGCCGAGCTGTATGATGAAGCCGTCGCAAACCCTGGGATTATCATTTAA
- a CDS encoding NAD(P)-bd-dom domain-containing protein yields the protein MTSPINPTYMSIGIFAETMFSMFGHGHVSPEMHLVWDTGAKAMNIWGTGHTTWFWTTETDTAEFTAGVIQRHDDAKGGCWNVCSGAQFLWQIAEIYERERDVKVTLNTQGSIDEPEAKALDARSKGDKRKCYLYTGLFYQLHASNGALNFHKLDDDQLTVSGTTIEEFLRQNPHI from the coding sequence ATGACTTCTCCGATCAACCCTACCTACATGTCCATTGGAATCTTTGCCGAAACTATGTTCTCCATGTTTGGCCACGGTCACGTCAGCCCTGAAATGCACTTGGTTTGGGATACaggagccaaggccatgaacATTTGGGGAACCGGCCATACGACTTGGTTTTGGACTACTGAGACGGATACGGCCGAGTTCACCGCTGGGGTCATTCAACGGCACGACGACGCAAAGGGCGGTTGTTGGAACGTGTGCTCTGGTGCTCAATTTCTTTGGCAAATCGCAGAGATTTACGAACGCGAGCGTGACGTCAAAGTGACTCTCAACACCCAGGGCTCTATCGACGAGCCTGAGGCCAAGGCACTGGATGCGAGGAGTAAAGGGGATAAGAGGAAATGCTACCTCTACACTGGACTGTTCTACCAGCTTCATGCCAGCAACGGGGCCCTCAACTTTCACAAGCTGGACGACGACCAACTCACAGTTTCGGGGACGACTATTGAAGAGTTCTTGAGACAAAACCCTCATATCTAG
- a CDS encoding Hydrolase-4 domain-containing protein: protein MSRLLVNLTSLLQNAGHHVVALLSRLYELLPSWIGRGSYNEQQLSIIATTTIQLLQDGRWSYLRNQFALPLRFFLTETVLEKGWQMITATTGPIQRIGQPVISGGWFLSAKVPVHFSRANLALIIQMRSSGKLIGLRVSPLFAAGLGQEWKPPSYAELGAEREVELKLGLKLEVPGILCLPKEPGVFPCVIFLSGSGPCDMDSTIGSVKPLKDIALGLAQHGIASIRFDKVTLKHAQKFKNSATITVGDEYLDQANDAIAHARQHSEIDPNRIFIIGHSLGATVAPHLAQTDGRIRGVVLLAAPSQPLHRAYVRQLRYFASLDSEPVEAMQELIAEAEQKADAADSGAILSKDLPFGLPTSYWNSVRELDPVGTAQKLEKPMLLLQGSRDYQVTVEDDWVEWERVLGNKNNTRLRAYEGLDHCFIKGEGKSTPADYDVPGNVDLEVVRDISRWILDTETGGSAGC, encoded by the coding sequence ATGTCGAGACTTTTGGTGAATTTGACCTCTTTATTACAGAATGCGGGGCATCATGTCGTTGCCCTCCTCTCTCGTCTCTATGAGCTTCTGCCTTCGTGGATCGGCCGAGGTTCCTATAACGAACAGCAGTTGTCAATCATAGCGACCACGACTATTCAGCtccttcaagatggccgctGGAGTTACTTGCGCAACCAGTTTGCTCTGCCTTTGCGATTTTTCCTCACCGAGACTGTGTTGGAAAAAGGCTGGCAAATGATTACTGCAACCACGGGACCGATCCAGCGAATTGGACAACCGGTTATCTCTGGTGGCTGGTTTCTCTCCGCCAAGGTACCAGTTCATTTCTCCAGAGCAAATCTTGCCTTGATCATCCAAATGCGATCCTCGGGTAAACTCATAGGCCTTCGCGTCAGTCCGCTTTTTGCTGCTGGGCTAGGTCAAGAGTGGAAGCCTCCTTCCTACGCTGAGCTTGGTGCTGAGCGGGAGGTCGAACTTAAACTTGGGCTGAAACTGGAAGTGCCAGGGATTCTCTGCCTTCCAAAGGAACCGGGCGTTTTCCCATGCGTCATATTTCTCTCTGGTTCTGGGCCTTGCGATATGGACTCGACCATTGGTTCAGTGAAGCCTCTCAAAGACATTGCTCTAGGCCTCGCTCAACATGGCATCGCTTCTATCCGGTTCGATAAAGTGACCCTCAAGCATGCGCAAAAGTTCAAAAACAGTGCAACTATCACGGTCGGTGATGAGTACCTTGATCAGGCCAACGATGCCATCGCCCATGCAAGGCAGCACTCTGAAATTGATCCTAACAGGATCTTTATCATCGGACATAGTCTCGGCGCGACTGTCGCCCCTCATCTGGCCCAAACCGACGGCCGGATACGTGGAGTGGTCTTACTTGCTGCACCGAGTCAGCCTCTGCACAGGGCTTATGTTCGGCAACTTCGTTACTTTGCCTCGTTGGATAGTGAGCCAGTGGAAGCCATGCAGGAGCTCATTGCGGAGGCAGAACAAAAAGCCGATGCAGCAGATTCTGGTGCTATATTATCGAAAGACCTTCCATTTGGCCTTCCCACTTCTTACTGGAACAGCGTCCGTGAACTTGATCCTGTTGGTACCGCGCAGAAGTTGGAGAAGCCGATGCTGTTGCTTCAAGGCTCGCGCGATTATCAAGTCACGGTAGAGGATGATTGGGTTGAATGGGAGCGTGTGCTCGGCAACAAGAACAATACTCGTTTACGTGCTTATGAAGGACTTGATCATTGTTTCATCAAAGGAGAAGGGAAATCTACGCCAGCTGATTATGATGTACCGGGGAATGTGGACCTAGAGGTTGTTCGTGACATCAGTCGTTGGATTTTGGATACAGAGACAGGCGGAAGCGCTGGGTGTTAA